One Pararhizobium sp. IMCC3301 DNA segment encodes these proteins:
- a CDS encoding nucleotide sugar dehydrogenase, which yields MSGNNSVLDNLLKKFSDKSAAIGIVGMGYVGQPLTLRYNEAGFRVVGFDIDHTKVVELNDGHSKIEHIDDARIAAARNTGFEATSDFSRIAEVDAVLICVPTPLNRHREPDLSFVKITCDQIAPHLRAGQVVVLESTTYPGTTREVVIPRLETGGLKVGETIFAVYSPEREDPANPDFSTQTIPKVVGGHTEACLKAGLALYEGVIDQLVPVSSTDTAEMTKLLENIHRAVNIGLVNEMKIVADRMGIDIFEVIDAAATKPFGFTAYYPGPGLGGHCIPIDPFYLTWKAREYGLHTRLIELAGEVNRAMPDYVFGKLVNALNAAGKPVQGSKIMVLGIAYKKNVDDMRESPAVEIMEMIRAHGGVLSYADPHVPVFPKMREHSFDLAATELTTETLTSQDAVVLVTDHTAFNYEFIREHSQLIVDTRGVYRDPAENIVRA from the coding sequence ATGTCCGGCAATAATTCTGTCCTTGATAATTTGTTGAAAAAATTCTCAGACAAATCGGCGGCGATAGGCATTGTCGGAATGGGGTATGTGGGACAGCCTTTAACCCTGCGGTATAATGAAGCAGGCTTTAGAGTGGTAGGCTTCGACATCGACCACACCAAAGTGGTGGAGCTCAATGATGGTCATAGCAAAATCGAACACATCGATGATGCCAGGATTGCAGCGGCAAGGAACACTGGGTTCGAAGCCACGTCTGATTTTTCGCGTATCGCCGAGGTGGACGCAGTGCTGATTTGCGTGCCGACGCCTCTTAACCGTCACCGCGAACCCGATCTTAGTTTTGTTAAGATTACCTGTGACCAGATTGCGCCGCATTTACGGGCAGGCCAAGTTGTCGTGCTGGAAAGCACAACTTATCCAGGAACTACACGGGAAGTGGTTATCCCGCGGCTCGAAACTGGCGGGTTGAAGGTGGGCGAAACAATCTTTGCAGTATATTCGCCCGAACGCGAAGATCCCGCGAACCCGGATTTCAGCACCCAGACCATTCCCAAAGTTGTCGGTGGCCACACTGAAGCTTGCCTAAAGGCGGGTTTAGCCCTCTATGAAGGTGTAATAGACCAGCTGGTGCCGGTTAGCTCAACTGATACAGCAGAAATGACAAAGCTGCTAGAGAATATCCACCGTGCCGTGAATATTGGCTTGGTAAACGAAATGAAAATCGTGGCAGATCGGATGGGGATCGATATTTTTGAGGTCATCGACGCGGCCGCGACCAAGCCCTTTGGTTTTACCGCATACTACCCGGGGCCAGGCCTAGGCGGTCACTGCATTCCGATCGACCCTTTCTATCTCACCTGGAAGGCGCGGGAATATGGCCTTCACACCCGTTTAATCGAACTTGCTGGAGAGGTTAACCGGGCGATGCCCGACTACGTTTTTGGCAAGCTCGTAAACGCGCTGAATGCTGCAGGTAAGCCTGTGCAGGGCAGCAAGATTATGGTTTTGGGCATTGCCTACAAGAAGAATGTAGACGACATGCGGGAATCTCCTGCTGTGGAAATAATGGAAATGATCCGAGCTCATGGTGGGGTTCTATCCTACGCCGATCCACACGTTCCGGTCTTCCCCAAGATGCGCGAGCACAGTTTTGATCTAGCCGCGACTGAACTCACAACCGAGACGCTGACCTCGCAGGATGCGGTCGTCCTCGTAACGGACCACACCGCTTTTAACTACGAATTTATCAGAGAACATTCCCAGCTTATCGTGGATACTCGAGGGGTCTATCGCGACCCGGCGGAGAATATTGTTCGAGCCTAA
- a CDS encoding NAD-dependent epimerase/dehydratase family protein encodes MKRAFITGTAGFIGFHLAEMLLQAGWQVAGFDGMTDYYDVSLKQRRHQMLRQHSDFSATEAMLEDTEALDRAVANFAPDVIIHLAAQAGVRYSLENPRAYVEANIVGTFNVMECARIAQVKHLLMASTSSVYGANTRMPFDERQKADTPLTIYAATKKAGESMGHSYAHIYGLPTTMFRFFTVYGPWGRPDMALFKFTKGILEGTPIDIYNHGDMWRDFTYVTDLVRGICGLIDAVPGAPGTAVDGDNLSLAAPFRVVNIGNSEKVRLMDFIEAIEDELGKKAVRNYMPMQTGDVPATWANADLLQRLTGYKPQTGFRDGIAQFVGWYRDYYQK; translated from the coding sequence ATGAAGCGTGCCTTCATTACCGGCACTGCCGGATTTATCGGCTTTCATCTGGCTGAGATGCTGCTGCAGGCGGGCTGGCAGGTCGCTGGATTTGACGGGATGACTGATTACTACGATGTCAGCCTGAAGCAACGCCGTCACCAGATGTTGCGCCAGCATTCTGATTTTTCAGCTACCGAGGCGATGCTTGAAGACACAGAGGCACTGGACCGGGCAGTGGCGAATTTTGCCCCCGACGTGATCATTCATCTCGCCGCTCAGGCCGGTGTGCGCTACAGCCTTGAAAACCCCCGTGCCTATGTCGAGGCCAATATCGTCGGCACGTTCAATGTCATGGAATGCGCGCGCATCGCACAGGTTAAACACCTGCTGATGGCCTCGACCAGTTCCGTCTACGGCGCCAACACCCGGATGCCCTTTGACGAGCGGCAAAAGGCCGACACGCCTCTGACGATCTATGCCGCAACCAAGAAAGCAGGCGAATCGATGGGCCATTCCTATGCCCATATCTACGGCCTGCCGACCACAATGTTCCGTTTCTTCACCGTCTACGGACCCTGGGGCCGCCCCGACATGGCGCTTTTCAAATTCACCAAGGGGATTTTGGAGGGCACGCCGATCGACATCTACAATCATGGCGATATGTGGCGTGACTTCACCTATGTCACGGATCTGGTGCGCGGCATTTGCGGCCTGATCGATGCCGTTCCCGGCGCGCCTGGCACAGCTGTCGACGGCGATAATCTGTCGCTGGCGGCACCCTTCCGGGTGGTCAATATAGGCAATTCCGAAAAGGTGCGGCTGATGGATTTCATCGAGGCTATTGAGGACGAGCTGGGCAAAAAAGCTGTGCGCAACTATATGCCGATGCAGACCGGCGACGTACCCGCCACCTGGGCCAATGCGGACCTGTTGCAGCGCCTGACCGGCTACAAACCGCAGACCGGCTTTCGCGACGGCATCGCGCAGTTTGTCGGATGGTATAGAGACTATTACCAGAAATGA
- a CDS encoding MarR family EPS-associated transcriptional regulator: MAGRRSELQEDVRFRVLRLLKENPEMSQRDLADSVGISLGSMHYCLNALVDKGLVKLGNFTAAQDKRRYAYILTPKGISEKAALTRRFLGRKMAEYESLKTEIESLQQEMQSGSGDETRPDHAGKP; this comes from the coding sequence ATGGCCGGACGCCGTAGCGAGTTGCAGGAGGATGTGCGGTTTCGAGTGCTGCGCCTTCTGAAGGAAAATCCTGAAATGTCGCAGCGTGACCTTGCAGACAGTGTCGGAATCAGCCTTGGCTCCATGCATTACTGTCTCAATGCGCTGGTTGACAAGGGGCTGGTGAAGCTTGGAAACTTCACAGCGGCTCAGGACAAGCGGCGCTATGCCTACATTTTGACACCAAAGGGAATTTCCGAAAAGGCCGCCCTGACGCGGCGCTTTCTGGGACGCAAGATGGCGGAATATGAATCGCTGAAGACCGAGATTGAGTCCTTGCAGCAGGAAATGCAGTCTGGTAGCGGGGATGAAACCCGGCCGGACCATGCGGGCAAACCCTGA
- a CDS encoding transcription termination/antitermination protein NusG yields MQNDSGIIWLLAQIRPNSYRIAERNLRRQEFAIFLPMQEETRRVRGKFLTKLRPLFPGYLFVAIDSVKGGWRAVNSTLGVTRLVSVGETPVIVPARLVSDLMLRCDPDGKLLPARTLQPGDRVTVINGPFADFAASIERLAPDQRVWLLLDLMGRKTRVAVDPEQLRAV; encoded by the coding sequence GTGCAAAATGATAGTGGAATAATCTGGCTGCTGGCACAAATCAGGCCGAATAGCTATCGTATCGCCGAACGCAATTTGCGCCGGCAGGAATTCGCTATATTCCTTCCCATGCAGGAAGAAACACGGCGTGTGCGCGGAAAATTTTTGACCAAATTGCGTCCGTTATTCCCCGGTTATCTGTTCGTTGCCATTGATAGTGTGAAGGGCGGCTGGCGTGCAGTAAACTCCACACTCGGTGTCACGCGGCTTGTCAGCGTTGGTGAAACGCCGGTCATAGTGCCGGCACGTCTGGTTTCTGATCTTATGCTGCGCTGTGACCCGGATGGTAAATTGCTGCCGGCCCGTACCCTGCAGCCGGGTGACCGGGTGACGGTGATCAATGGCCCATTCGCCGACTTTGCGGCATCAATCGAACGGCTTGCACCTGATCAACGGGTCTGGTTGTTGCTGGATTTGATGGGGCGCAAAACCCGTGTTGCCGTCGATCCGGAACAATTGCGCGCTGTTTGA
- a CDS encoding glycosyltransferase, with protein sequence MGATGSESRTAIDARTVKTWSDEGVIEYLGATLDVRPFIAAADCVVLPSYREGAPRTLIEAAAMARPLIATDVPGCRSIIDDGVTGFLCKVRDADALASACLRFRDLSRDTQIAMGLAGRAKMEREFGEAIVIAAYRDALAQVTAGN encoded by the coding sequence CTGGGTGCCACCGGGTCTGAGAGCCGCACAGCCATTGATGCCAGGACCGTAAAAACATGGAGCGACGAAGGTGTCATCGAGTATCTCGGCGCCACATTGGATGTGCGCCCGTTCATTGCGGCAGCAGATTGTGTCGTGCTGCCCTCCTACCGCGAAGGCGCACCGCGCACCTTGATTGAGGCAGCCGCCATGGCGCGACCGTTGATTGCGACAGATGTGCCGGGCTGCCGGTCCATCATCGATGATGGCGTGACTGGGTTTTTGTGCAAGGTCCGTGATGCCGACGCTCTGGCAAGCGCGTGTTTGCGTTTCCGGGACCTTTCACGGGACACGCAAATTGCGATGGGGCTGGCGGGACGCGCAAAGATGGAACGGGAATTCGGCGAGGCAATTGTCATCGCTGCCTATCGTGATGCTCTGGCCCAAGTGACAGCAGGAAATTGA
- a CDS encoding glycosyltransferase, with protein MIFPALRDTHMHMLITVNAAWNIWNFRQRLVATLLTDGHRVTILAPADASVPDLERLGCQFVDLDMNAKGLGPLQNLRLMLRFRQHFTALRPDVILSYTVKNNIFGAIAARPLRIPFLPNVTGLGTAFLSGGPLQALAVLLYRHSFRPLKVIFFQNSDDLQLFLNRRIVHSAQARLLPGSGIDLKRFETAEFSPLPDQPVFLMIARLLRDKGVLEFVEAARKVKAQIPGARFSFWVPPGLRAAQPLMPGP; from the coding sequence ATGATTTTTCCAGCCCTGCGAGACACCCACATGCACATGCTGATAACGGTGAACGCGGCATGGAACATTTGGAATTTCCGCCAACGGCTTGTTGCAACGCTCCTTACAGATGGCCACCGTGTCACCATCCTGGCTCCTGCTGACGCCAGTGTTCCCGACCTGGAGAGATTGGGATGCCAGTTTGTGGATCTCGACATGAATGCGAAGGGGCTGGGTCCGCTTCAAAACCTCAGATTGATGCTGCGCTTTAGGCAACACTTCACCGCTCTGCGTCCCGACGTAATCCTGAGTTACACGGTCAAGAACAACATTTTTGGAGCAATAGCGGCGCGGCCCCTGAGGATTCCGTTCCTCCCCAATGTCACCGGACTTGGGACCGCGTTCCTGTCCGGCGGCCCGCTTCAGGCTTTGGCGGTGTTGCTTTACCGCCATTCCTTCCGGCCACTGAAGGTAATCTTTTTCCAGAATTCCGATGATCTTCAACTCTTTTTGAACCGCCGCATTGTGCACTCAGCTCAGGCGCGCCTGTTGCCCGGATCGGGGATCGACCTGAAACGTTTTGAAACAGCAGAATTTTCACCCCTGCCGGACCAACCTGTTTTCCTGATGATCGCGCGGCTTCTGCGCGACAAGGGCGTGCTGGAATTCGTTGAAGCTGCACGGAAGGTAAAGGCGCAGATTCCCGGAGCGCGGTTCAGCTTCTGGGTGCCACCGGGTCTGAGAGCCGCACAGCCATTGATGCCAGGACCGTAA
- a CDS encoding transposase: protein MKHHAPFLPPSPGDPVPQILRDWLQALRPCFTAPSWEHMLVLVMGAVLAPGKRTVSACLRMTGRAEAKNFSSYHQLLNRARWESRDMSRRLLAMIIDRLVPEGPVVIGMDDTIERRWGRKITARGIYRDPVRSSHGHFVKASGLRWLSFMVLTPVPWAGVVKALPVLTLLAPSERSDHQRGRRHKLLTDWARQGALQLCRWMPERDIVFVGDSGFAVHELAYAIGGRATLISRLRLDANLYAAPPKRDGHTLGRPAQKGPPLPKLKTLLSNPTTPWKRITASSWYGRKHHKALEITSSTALWYRPGTPPKPIRWVLVRDPDGRRAPQAFFSTDTTLDPADIIALFVRRWQVEVTFAETRAHLGVETQRQWSDKAIARTTPALLGLYSLISLWACDLLSKSSIPYAAAWYRKTHLTFTDAIGAVRLALWVGDIYQHSPPHRERHKIPPDRLVRMAEALCFAA from the coding sequence ATGAAACATCATGCCCCCTTCTTGCCGCCGTCTCCGGGCGATCCCGTTCCCCAGATCCTGCGCGATTGGCTGCAGGCGCTGCGCCCGTGCTTCACGGCGCCCAGTTGGGAGCACATGCTCGTCCTGGTCATGGGGGCCGTGCTGGCCCCGGGCAAGCGCACCGTCAGCGCCTGCCTGCGGATGACCGGGCGCGCCGAGGCGAAAAACTTTTCGAGCTACCATCAGCTCCTTAACCGCGCCCGCTGGGAGTCTCGCGATATGTCTCGGCGCCTGCTGGCCATGATCATCGACCGCCTCGTGCCGGAGGGTCCCGTGGTCATCGGGATGGACGATACAATCGAGCGCCGATGGGGGCGCAAAATCACTGCGCGCGGCATCTATCGCGATCCTGTCCGCTCCAGCCATGGCCACTTCGTCAAAGCCAGCGGGCTGCGCTGGTTGAGCTTCATGGTGCTGACGCCGGTCCCTTGGGCAGGTGTTGTGAAGGCCCTCCCGGTGCTCACCCTGTTGGCCCCCTCGGAGCGCTCCGACCACCAGCGCGGACGCAGGCACAAGCTGCTGACCGACTGGGCCCGCCAAGGGGCGCTCCAGCTCTGTCGCTGGATGCCAGAGCGCGACATCGTCTTCGTGGGCGATAGCGGCTTCGCTGTCCATGAACTGGCGTACGCCATCGGCGGCCGAGCAACCCTCATCAGCCGACTGCGGCTCGACGCCAATCTCTACGCGGCCCCTCCAAAACGTGACGGCCACACCCTCGGACGCCCGGCGCAGAAGGGGCCACCCTTGCCCAAGCTGAAAACGCTGCTTTCAAACCCGACCACGCCCTGGAAAAGGATCACCGCGTCCTCCTGGTATGGGCGCAAGCACCATAAGGCACTCGAAATTACCTCGAGCACCGCATTGTGGTACCGACCTGGTACGCCGCCCAAGCCAATTCGCTGGGTCCTCGTCAGGGATCCTGACGGCCGGCGCGCTCCGCAAGCTTTCTTCAGCACCGATACAACGCTCGATCCTGCCGACATCATCGCCCTGTTCGTCCGCCGCTGGCAGGTCGAGGTCACCTTCGCCGAAACCCGCGCCCATCTTGGCGTCGAAACCCAACGGCAATGGTCCGACAAAGCTATCGCCCGCACCACGCCGGCGCTGCTTGGTCTCTACAGCCTTATCTCTTTGTGGGCGTGCGATCTGTTGTCCAAGTCGAGCATTCCTTATGCCGCAGCCTGGTATCGTAAGACCCATCTCACCTTCACCGATGCCATCGGCGCCGTAAGGCTCGCCTTATGGGTCGGAGACATTTATCAACACTCCCCGCCGCACCGGGAAAGACACAAAATCCCTCCCGACCGTCTCGTGCGTATGGCAGAGGCTCTCTGCTTCGCCGCATAA
- a CDS encoding IS5 family transposase, which produces MSWTEITRRHYDRRELRYASDCSGGEWEVIAPFVERSGKVGRPSVHDLREIWNAIQYVAAAGCQWRLLPKDFPPFTTVQYHFYRWRDGGLFTLINEALVVASRLIAGREAEPTAAIIDSQSVKTTESGGPRGYDAGKKIKGRKRHIITDTAGNMLEGIVHEASIQDRDGAPGLIEIVAEGHPTLTRLFADGGYAGEKLETALAHIEGLVVEIVKRSDQAKGFVVLPKRWIVERTFAWLCRCRRLAKDWEASIASSEAWLFIASIRRMARSIARA; this is translated from the coding sequence ATGTCCTGGACTGAAATCACTCGGCGCCATTATGACAGGCGCGAACTGCGTTATGCAAGCGACTGCAGCGGTGGCGAATGGGAGGTCATAGCGCCCTTTGTGGAGCGTTCCGGCAAGGTGGGGCGGCCAAGCGTGCACGATTTGCGCGAAATATGGAATGCAATTCAGTATGTTGCGGCGGCGGGCTGTCAGTGGCGGCTTTTACCCAAGGATTTTCCGCCCTTCACGACGGTGCAATACCATTTCTACCGCTGGCGCGACGGTGGGCTGTTTACCCTGATCAACGAGGCGCTGGTCGTGGCAAGCCGCCTCATTGCGGGCCGAGAAGCGGAACCGACGGCCGCCATCATTGACAGCCAGTCAGTGAAGACGACCGAAAGCGGTGGCCCTCGTGGCTATGATGCGGGCAAGAAGATCAAGGGACGCAAGCGCCACATCATAACCGATACTGCAGGCAACATGCTGGAAGGGATCGTGCATGAAGCCAGTATTCAGGACCGCGACGGTGCTCCCGGCCTCATCGAAATCGTCGCAGAAGGGCATCCCACGCTGACAAGGCTGTTTGCCGATGGCGGATACGCAGGTGAGAAGCTGGAAACGGCTCTCGCTCACATTGAGGGCCTGGTTGTTGAAATCGTCAAGCGTTCCGATCAGGCCAAGGGGTTTGTAGTCTTGCCCAAACGCTGGATTGTGGAGCGGACTTTTGCATGGCTTTGCCGCTGCCGCCGTCTTGCCAAGGACTGGGAAGCTTCAATCGCCTCATCCGAAGCTTGGCTGTTCATTGCATCAATCCGCCGAATGGCGCGTTCAATCGCCCGGGCTTGA
- a CDS encoding SIMPL domain-containing protein, producing the protein MRPVPVFASLTLVAILAFAPLTARADEIKPPTLSLSGTGTVSGNPDMAVITIGTVSEAEDAVTALEKNTASTTGFINALKSAGIAAQDLQTSNFSVEPKFVYPTSKSGSQPNTPNIVGYTVRNMVTVRVRDLKLIGSVLNEAVTLGANSISGPQFSVDDPSALEAEARRMAMADAIAKAEDYAGAAGISLGAIRQITEQGSFQPRPEAIMMSRKSADSAMVPVEAGEVSYSATVAVEWALQQ; encoded by the coding sequence ATGCGTCCTGTTCCGGTTTTCGCCTCCCTCACACTTGTTGCCATATTGGCCTTTGCACCCCTCACCGCCAGGGCGGATGAGATCAAACCACCAACCCTGTCGCTCAGCGGCACCGGCACGGTTTCCGGCAATCCGGATATGGCGGTCATCACCATTGGTACGGTCAGCGAAGCGGAGGATGCTGTCACCGCGCTGGAGAAGAATACCGCCAGCACAACAGGCTTTATCAACGCGCTCAAGAGTGCCGGCATTGCCGCGCAGGATTTGCAGACCAGCAATTTCTCGGTTGAGCCGAAATTTGTCTATCCAACCAGCAAATCCGGCTCTCAGCCGAATACCCCCAACATTGTCGGGTATACAGTGCGCAATATGGTCACTGTCCGCGTGCGTGATCTGAAACTGATCGGCAGCGTTTTGAACGAGGCTGTCACCCTGGGCGCAAATTCCATCAGCGGGCCGCAATTTTCCGTTGATGATCCCTCGGCCCTTGAAGCCGAGGCCCGGCGCATGGCGATGGCAGATGCCATTGCCAAGGCAGAGGATTATGCCGGCGCGGCAGGAATCAGTCTCGGTGCCATCCGTCAGATCACCGAACAGGGCAGCTTCCAGCCGCGGCCGGAAGCCATCATGATGAGCCGCAAATCAGCTGACAGTGCAATGGTGCCGGTGGAAGCTGGTGAGGTCAGCTACAGCGCGACCGTAGCGGTGGAATGGGCGCTGCAGCAATAG
- a CDS encoding acyl-CoA thioesterase — MTEISAEPRGTLTVRTMAMPADTNANGDIFGGWVMSRMDQAGGIAGVERAMGRVVTVAVESMTFIQPVRVGDVLCVYCEIEQVGRSSMKIHVEAFAKRFLTGERHKVTDATFTFVAIDEDGKPRPVPDISAAG, encoded by the coding sequence ATGACCGAGATTTCCGCCGAGCCGCGCGGCACGCTGACCGTGCGCACCATGGCAATGCCAGCCGATACCAATGCCAATGGCGATATTTTTGGCGGCTGGGTGATGTCGCGAATGGATCAGGCTGGCGGCATTGCCGGTGTGGAACGCGCAATGGGCCGGGTGGTGACCGTAGCGGTGGAAAGCATGACCTTCATTCAGCCGGTCAGGGTGGGGGACGTGTTGTGCGTCTATTGCGAGATTGAGCAGGTCGGGCGCAGCTCGATGAAAATTCACGTCGAGGCTTTTGCCAAACGCTTCCTCACCGGCGAGCGTCACAAGGTGACGGATGCGACCTTTACCTTTGTCGCCATCGATGAAGACGGCAAGCCGCGTCCAGTACCGGATATAAGTGCGGCAGGCTGA
- a CDS encoding secondary thiamine-phosphate synthase enzyme YjbQ encodes MTQTILILPTDGPGLYEFTAAAEAFVREAGVASGLLTLFCQHTSCSLTVQENADPDVQVDLQNFFARLVPDGDAASMRWMIHTAEGPDDMPAHIKTALTQTHLSVPVMKSRLALGTWQGIYLFEHRTRPHQRRVVLHLS; translated from the coding sequence CTGACCCAGACCATTCTGATCCTGCCGACCGACGGGCCCGGCCTTTATGAGTTTACTGCTGCTGCGGAGGCTTTTGTGCGGGAAGCTGGCGTTGCGAGCGGCCTGTTAACATTGTTCTGCCAGCACACATCGTGCTCGCTGACGGTTCAGGAAAATGCCGATCCGGATGTTCAAGTTGATCTGCAGAACTTCTTCGCCCGGCTGGTCCCGGACGGGGATGCCGCCTCAATGCGCTGGATGATCCACACTGCCGAGGGACCAGATGACATGCCGGCGCATATCAAAACCGCATTGACGCAGACGCATCTGAGTGTGCCGGTGATGAAAAGCCGCTTGGCATTGGGTACATGGCAGGGCATCTATCTGTTTGAACACCGTACCCGTCCGCATCAAAGACGGGTGGTGCTGCATCTGAGCTGA